In the Arachis ipaensis cultivar K30076 chromosome B10, Araip1.1, whole genome shotgun sequence genome, one interval contains:
- the LOC107623339 gene encoding peroxisomal (S)-2-hydroxy-acid oxidase GLO1 isoform X2: protein MSSLACQKGNPQLQRKVHAFLRCDKGVKVSIAEELGRENSGSENATELSAGVKIAQESLKSSFSELQPCVKDPLPEALNIFDIGSKLALKSTNQEQPIQNKGGDVDVSNSNTCRDIVLFQTKDVDHKKSSIQRPNLIVMRGKIINMENQITNVNEYEAIAKQKLPKMVYDFYASGAEDQWTLKENRDAFSRILFRPRILIDVSKVDMTTRILGFNISMPIMIAPTGMQKLAHPQGECAIARAASAANTIMTLSTMSNYSFEEVASTGPGIRFFQLYMFKDRNLVTQLVRRAERAGFKAVVLTADRPFIGRREDDIKNGFRLPPNVTLKNFEGLDFGEKNKAGSSVSQTRRHIDPSLNWKDVKWLQTITSLPIVVKGVLTAEDARIAVQAGVAGIIVSNHGARQLDYVPAPIMVLEEIVKAVEGRIGVFVDGGIRRGTDVYKALALGASSVFIGRAVVFSLAAEGEGGVRKVLKMLRDELQLTMALCGSPSLKHISRHHIFTRTTFPSNL from the exons ATGTCCTCATTAGCATGCCAGAAGGGCAATCCTCAACTTCAACGCAAGGTCCATGCATTTCTCAGATGCGATAAAGGAGTTAAAGTATCTATTGCTGAGGAATTGGGCAGAGAAAATTCAGGTAGCGAAAATGCTACTGAGTTGAGTGCTGGAGTTAAAATAGCTCAGGAATCTCTTAAATCAAGTTTTTCGGAGCTACAGCCATGTGTCAAGGATCCTCTTCCTGAGGCATTGAATATATTTGATATTGGATCTAAACTTGCACTGAAAAGTACCAATCAAGAACAACCTATTCAAAACAAGGGTGGGGATGTTGATGTATCCAACTCAAATACATGCAGGGATATTGTTCTTTTTCAAACTAAAGATGTTGATCACAAGAAGTCTTCTATTCAACGTCCCAATTTA ATAGTTATGAG GGGAAAGATAATTAACATGGAGAACCAAATAACTAATGTGAATGAGTATGAGGCAATTGCAAAGCAAAAATTGCCAAAGATGGTTTATGACTTCTATGCTTCTGGTGCAGAGGACCAGTGGACTCTGAAGGAGAACAGAGACGCATTCTCAAGGATTCT GTTCCGACCGCGCATTCTTATAGATGTAAGCAAGGTAGATATGACAACAAGAATTTTAGGCTTCAACATTTCAATGCCAATCATGATTGCTCCCACAGGCATGCAAAAGTTGGCACATCCTCAGG GAGAATGTGCAATAGCTAGAGCAGCATCAGCTGCTAACACTATTATG ACACTATCAACAATGTCTAATTATAGTTTTGAGGAGGTTGCTTCAACAGGACCCGGCATTCGTTTCTTCCAACTCTAT ATGTTTAAGGACAGGAATTTGGTTACACAACTTGTGAGAAGAGCTGAAAGGGCAGGTTTCAAGGCAGTTGTGCTCACTGCGGATCGTCCGTTTATTGGTCGTAGGGAGGATGACATCAAAAACGG ATTCAGATTGCCACCAAACGTGACACTAAAGAATTTTGAGGGATTGGATTTTGGGGAGAAAAATAAG GCTGGTAGCTCAGTTTCTCAAACTCGTCGCCATATTGATCCATCTCTTAATTGGAAG GATGTGAAGTGGCTTCAAACGATTACTTCATTGCCAATTGTAGTGAAGGGTGTACTAACTGCTGAAGATG CAAGGATAGCCGTACAAGCTGGAGTTGCTGGAATCATTGTTTCTAATCATGGTGCTCGCCAACTTGACTATGTCCCTGCACCAATCATGGTTTTGGAAGAG ATAGTGAAAGCTGTAGAAGGAAGAATTGGTGTATTTGTGGATGGTGGAATCCGCAGAGGGACAGATGTTTACAAAGCATTGGCTCTTGGAGCATCTTCTGTATTT ATAGGAAGAGCAGTGGTGTTCTCATTAGCTGCAGAGGGTGAAGGTGGTGTGAGGAAAGTACTGAAGATGCTTAGAGATGAGCTTCAACTAACAATGGCACTATGTGGCTCTCCTTCACTCAAACATATAAGTCGTCACCACATTTTCACTCGCACAACATTTCCTTCCAACTTATAA
- the LOC107623339 gene encoding peroxisomal (S)-2-hydroxy-acid oxidase GLO1 isoform X4: protein MHFSDAIKELKYLLLRNWAEKIQPCVKDPLPEALNIFDIGSKLALKSTNQEQPIQNKGGDVDVSNSNTCRDIVLFQTKDVDHKKSSIQRPNLIVMRGKIINMENQITNVNEYEAIAKQKLPKMVYDFYASGAEDQWTLKENRDAFSRILFRPRILIDVSKVDMTTRILGFNISMPIMIAPTGMQKLAHPQGECAIARAASAANTIMTLSTMSNYSFEEVASTGPGIRFFQLYMFKDRNLVTQLVRRAERAGFKAVVLTADRPFIGRREDDIKNGFRLPPNVTLKNFEGLDFGEKNKAGSSVSQTRRHIDPSLNWKVILFTYKLEFYNNNQAYVSSAPLSYIQDVKWLQTITSLPIVVKGVLTAEDARIAVQAGVAGIIVSNHGARQLDYVPAPIMVLEEIVKAVEGRIGVFVDGGIRRGTDVYKALALGASSVFIGRAVVFSLAAEGEGGVRKVLKMLRDELQLTMALCGSPSLKHISRHHIFTRTTFPSNL, encoded by the exons ATGCATTTCTCAGATGCGATAAAGGAGTTAAAGTATCTATTGCTGAGGAATTGGGCAGAGAAAATTCAG CCATGTGTCAAGGATCCTCTTCCTGAGGCATTGAATATATTTGATATTGGATCTAAACTTGCACTGAAAAGTACCAATCAAGAACAACCTATTCAAAACAAGGGTGGGGATGTTGATGTATCCAACTCAAATACATGCAGGGATATTGTTCTTTTTCAAACTAAAGATGTTGATCACAAGAAGTCTTCTATTCAACGTCCCAATTTA ATAGTTATGAG GGGAAAGATAATTAACATGGAGAACCAAATAACTAATGTGAATGAGTATGAGGCAATTGCAAAGCAAAAATTGCCAAAGATGGTTTATGACTTCTATGCTTCTGGTGCAGAGGACCAGTGGACTCTGAAGGAGAACAGAGACGCATTCTCAAGGATTCT GTTCCGACCGCGCATTCTTATAGATGTAAGCAAGGTAGATATGACAACAAGAATTTTAGGCTTCAACATTTCAATGCCAATCATGATTGCTCCCACAGGCATGCAAAAGTTGGCACATCCTCAGG GAGAATGTGCAATAGCTAGAGCAGCATCAGCTGCTAACACTATTATG ACACTATCAACAATGTCTAATTATAGTTTTGAGGAGGTTGCTTCAACAGGACCCGGCATTCGTTTCTTCCAACTCTAT ATGTTTAAGGACAGGAATTTGGTTACACAACTTGTGAGAAGAGCTGAAAGGGCAGGTTTCAAGGCAGTTGTGCTCACTGCGGATCGTCCGTTTATTGGTCGTAGGGAGGATGACATCAAAAACGG ATTCAGATTGCCACCAAACGTGACACTAAAGAATTTTGAGGGATTGGATTTTGGGGAGAAAAATAAG GCTGGTAGCTCAGTTTCTCAAACTCGTCGCCATATTGATCCATCTCTTAATTGGAAGGTGATTCTTTTTACCTACAAACTTGAGTTCTACAATAACAATCAAGCTTATGTAAGCTCAGCTCCACTTAGTTACATCCAGGATGTGAAGTGGCTTCAAACGATTACTTCATTGCCAATTGTAGTGAAGGGTGTACTAACTGCTGAAGATG CAAGGATAGCCGTACAAGCTGGAGTTGCTGGAATCATTGTTTCTAATCATGGTGCTCGCCAACTTGACTATGTCCCTGCACCAATCATGGTTTTGGAAGAG ATAGTGAAAGCTGTAGAAGGAAGAATTGGTGTATTTGTGGATGGTGGAATCCGCAGAGGGACAGATGTTTACAAAGCATTGGCTCTTGGAGCATCTTCTGTATTT ATAGGAAGAGCAGTGGTGTTCTCATTAGCTGCAGAGGGTGAAGGTGGTGTGAGGAAAGTACTGAAGATGCTTAGAGATGAGCTTCAACTAACAATGGCACTATGTGGCTCTCCTTCACTCAAACATATAAGTCGTCACCACATTTTCACTCGCACAACATTTCCTTCCAACTTATAA
- the LOC107623339 gene encoding peroxisomal (S)-2-hydroxy-acid oxidase GLO1 isoform X6: MENQITNVNEYEAIAKQKLPKMVYDFYASGAEDQWTLKENRDAFSRILFRPRILIDVSKVDMTTRILGFNISMPIMIAPTGMQKLAHPQGECAIARAASAANTIMTLSTMSNYSFEEVASTGPGIRFFQLYMFKDRNLVTQLVRRAERAGFKAVVLTADRPFIGRREDDIKNGFRLPPNVTLKNFEGLDFGEKNKAGSSVSQTRRHIDPSLNWKVILFTYKLEFYNNNQAYVSSAPLSYIQDVKWLQTITSLPIVVKGVLTAEDARIAVQAGVAGIIVSNHGARQLDYVPAPIMVLEEIVKAVEGRIGVFVDGGIRRGTDVYKALALGASSVFIGRAVVFSLAAEGEGGVRKVLKMLRDELQLTMALCGSPSLKHISRHHIFTRTTFPSNL; encoded by the exons ATGGAGAACCAAATAACTAATGTGAATGAGTATGAGGCAATTGCAAAGCAAAAATTGCCAAAGATGGTTTATGACTTCTATGCTTCTGGTGCAGAGGACCAGTGGACTCTGAAGGAGAACAGAGACGCATTCTCAAGGATTCT GTTCCGACCGCGCATTCTTATAGATGTAAGCAAGGTAGATATGACAACAAGAATTTTAGGCTTCAACATTTCAATGCCAATCATGATTGCTCCCACAGGCATGCAAAAGTTGGCACATCCTCAGG GAGAATGTGCAATAGCTAGAGCAGCATCAGCTGCTAACACTATTATG ACACTATCAACAATGTCTAATTATAGTTTTGAGGAGGTTGCTTCAACAGGACCCGGCATTCGTTTCTTCCAACTCTAT ATGTTTAAGGACAGGAATTTGGTTACACAACTTGTGAGAAGAGCTGAAAGGGCAGGTTTCAAGGCAGTTGTGCTCACTGCGGATCGTCCGTTTATTGGTCGTAGGGAGGATGACATCAAAAACGG ATTCAGATTGCCACCAAACGTGACACTAAAGAATTTTGAGGGATTGGATTTTGGGGAGAAAAATAAG GCTGGTAGCTCAGTTTCTCAAACTCGTCGCCATATTGATCCATCTCTTAATTGGAAGGTGATTCTTTTTACCTACAAACTTGAGTTCTACAATAACAATCAAGCTTATGTAAGCTCAGCTCCACTTAGTTACATCCAGGATGTGAAGTGGCTTCAAACGATTACTTCATTGCCAATTGTAGTGAAGGGTGTACTAACTGCTGAAGATG CAAGGATAGCCGTACAAGCTGGAGTTGCTGGAATCATTGTTTCTAATCATGGTGCTCGCCAACTTGACTATGTCCCTGCACCAATCATGGTTTTGGAAGAG ATAGTGAAAGCTGTAGAAGGAAGAATTGGTGTATTTGTGGATGGTGGAATCCGCAGAGGGACAGATGTTTACAAAGCATTGGCTCTTGGAGCATCTTCTGTATTT ATAGGAAGAGCAGTGGTGTTCTCATTAGCTGCAGAGGGTGAAGGTGGTGTGAGGAAAGTACTGAAGATGCTTAGAGATGAGCTTCAACTAACAATGGCACTATGTGGCTCTCCTTCACTCAAACATATAAGTCGTCACCACATTTTCACTCGCACAACATTTCCTTCCAACTTATAA
- the LOC107623339 gene encoding peroxisomal (S)-2-hydroxy-acid oxidase GLO1 isoform X5, whose protein sequence is MHFSDAIKELKYLLLRNWAEKIQKSTNQEQPIQNKGGDVDVSNSNTCRDIVLFQTKDVDHKKSSIQRPNLIVMRGKIINMENQITNVNEYEAIAKQKLPKMVYDFYASGAEDQWTLKENRDAFSRILFRPRILIDVSKVDMTTRILGFNISMPIMIAPTGMQKLAHPQGECAIARAASAANTIMTLSTMSNYSFEEVASTGPGIRFFQLYMFKDRNLVTQLVRRAERAGFKAVVLTADRPFIGRREDDIKNGFRLPPNVTLKNFEGLDFGEKNKAGSSVSQTRRHIDPSLNWKVILFTYKLEFYNNNQAYVSSAPLSYIQDVKWLQTITSLPIVVKGVLTAEDARIAVQAGVAGIIVSNHGARQLDYVPAPIMVLEEIVKAVEGRIGVFVDGGIRRGTDVYKALALGASSVFIGRAVVFSLAAEGEGGVRKVLKMLRDELQLTMALCGSPSLKHISRHHIFTRTTFPSNL, encoded by the exons ATGCATTTCTCAGATGCGATAAAGGAGTTAAAGTATCTATTGCTGAGGAATTGGGCAGAGAAAATTCAG AAAAGTACCAATCAAGAACAACCTATTCAAAACAAGGGTGGGGATGTTGATGTATCCAACTCAAATACATGCAGGGATATTGTTCTTTTTCAAACTAAAGATGTTGATCACAAGAAGTCTTCTATTCAACGTCCCAATTTA ATAGTTATGAG GGGAAAGATAATTAACATGGAGAACCAAATAACTAATGTGAATGAGTATGAGGCAATTGCAAAGCAAAAATTGCCAAAGATGGTTTATGACTTCTATGCTTCTGGTGCAGAGGACCAGTGGACTCTGAAGGAGAACAGAGACGCATTCTCAAGGATTCT GTTCCGACCGCGCATTCTTATAGATGTAAGCAAGGTAGATATGACAACAAGAATTTTAGGCTTCAACATTTCAATGCCAATCATGATTGCTCCCACAGGCATGCAAAAGTTGGCACATCCTCAGG GAGAATGTGCAATAGCTAGAGCAGCATCAGCTGCTAACACTATTATG ACACTATCAACAATGTCTAATTATAGTTTTGAGGAGGTTGCTTCAACAGGACCCGGCATTCGTTTCTTCCAACTCTAT ATGTTTAAGGACAGGAATTTGGTTACACAACTTGTGAGAAGAGCTGAAAGGGCAGGTTTCAAGGCAGTTGTGCTCACTGCGGATCGTCCGTTTATTGGTCGTAGGGAGGATGACATCAAAAACGG ATTCAGATTGCCACCAAACGTGACACTAAAGAATTTTGAGGGATTGGATTTTGGGGAGAAAAATAAG GCTGGTAGCTCAGTTTCTCAAACTCGTCGCCATATTGATCCATCTCTTAATTGGAAGGTGATTCTTTTTACCTACAAACTTGAGTTCTACAATAACAATCAAGCTTATGTAAGCTCAGCTCCACTTAGTTACATCCAGGATGTGAAGTGGCTTCAAACGATTACTTCATTGCCAATTGTAGTGAAGGGTGTACTAACTGCTGAAGATG CAAGGATAGCCGTACAAGCTGGAGTTGCTGGAATCATTGTTTCTAATCATGGTGCTCGCCAACTTGACTATGTCCCTGCACCAATCATGGTTTTGGAAGAG ATAGTGAAAGCTGTAGAAGGAAGAATTGGTGTATTTGTGGATGGTGGAATCCGCAGAGGGACAGATGTTTACAAAGCATTGGCTCTTGGAGCATCTTCTGTATTT ATAGGAAGAGCAGTGGTGTTCTCATTAGCTGCAGAGGGTGAAGGTGGTGTGAGGAAAGTACTGAAGATGCTTAGAGATGAGCTTCAACTAACAATGGCACTATGTGGCTCTCCTTCACTCAAACATATAAGTCGTCACCACATTTTCACTCGCACAACATTTCCTTCCAACTTATAA
- the LOC107623339 gene encoding peroxisomal (S)-2-hydroxy-acid oxidase GLO1 isoform X1: MSSLACQKGNPQLQRKVHAFLRCDKGVKVSIAEELGRENSGSENATELSAGVKIAQESLKSSFSELQPCVKDPLPEALNIFDIGSKLALKSTNQEQPIQNKGGDVDVSNSNTCRDIVLFQTKDVDHKKSSIQRPNLIVMRGKIINMENQITNVNEYEAIAKQKLPKMVYDFYASGAEDQWTLKENRDAFSRILFRPRILIDVSKVDMTTRILGFNISMPIMIAPTGMQKLAHPQGECAIARAASAANTIMTLSTMSNYSFEEVASTGPGIRFFQLYMFKDRNLVTQLVRRAERAGFKAVVLTADRPFIGRREDDIKNGFRLPPNVTLKNFEGLDFGEKNKAGSSVSQTRRHIDPSLNWKVILFTYKLEFYNNNQAYVSSAPLSYIQDVKWLQTITSLPIVVKGVLTAEDARIAVQAGVAGIIVSNHGARQLDYVPAPIMVLEEIVKAVEGRIGVFVDGGIRRGTDVYKALALGASSVFIGRAVVFSLAAEGEGGVRKVLKMLRDELQLTMALCGSPSLKHISRHHIFTRTTFPSNL, encoded by the exons ATGTCCTCATTAGCATGCCAGAAGGGCAATCCTCAACTTCAACGCAAGGTCCATGCATTTCTCAGATGCGATAAAGGAGTTAAAGTATCTATTGCTGAGGAATTGGGCAGAGAAAATTCAGGTAGCGAAAATGCTACTGAGTTGAGTGCTGGAGTTAAAATAGCTCAGGAATCTCTTAAATCAAGTTTTTCGGAGCTACAGCCATGTGTCAAGGATCCTCTTCCTGAGGCATTGAATATATTTGATATTGGATCTAAACTTGCACTGAAAAGTACCAATCAAGAACAACCTATTCAAAACAAGGGTGGGGATGTTGATGTATCCAACTCAAATACATGCAGGGATATTGTTCTTTTTCAAACTAAAGATGTTGATCACAAGAAGTCTTCTATTCAACGTCCCAATTTA ATAGTTATGAG GGGAAAGATAATTAACATGGAGAACCAAATAACTAATGTGAATGAGTATGAGGCAATTGCAAAGCAAAAATTGCCAAAGATGGTTTATGACTTCTATGCTTCTGGTGCAGAGGACCAGTGGACTCTGAAGGAGAACAGAGACGCATTCTCAAGGATTCT GTTCCGACCGCGCATTCTTATAGATGTAAGCAAGGTAGATATGACAACAAGAATTTTAGGCTTCAACATTTCAATGCCAATCATGATTGCTCCCACAGGCATGCAAAAGTTGGCACATCCTCAGG GAGAATGTGCAATAGCTAGAGCAGCATCAGCTGCTAACACTATTATG ACACTATCAACAATGTCTAATTATAGTTTTGAGGAGGTTGCTTCAACAGGACCCGGCATTCGTTTCTTCCAACTCTAT ATGTTTAAGGACAGGAATTTGGTTACACAACTTGTGAGAAGAGCTGAAAGGGCAGGTTTCAAGGCAGTTGTGCTCACTGCGGATCGTCCGTTTATTGGTCGTAGGGAGGATGACATCAAAAACGG ATTCAGATTGCCACCAAACGTGACACTAAAGAATTTTGAGGGATTGGATTTTGGGGAGAAAAATAAG GCTGGTAGCTCAGTTTCTCAAACTCGTCGCCATATTGATCCATCTCTTAATTGGAAGGTGATTCTTTTTACCTACAAACTTGAGTTCTACAATAACAATCAAGCTTATGTAAGCTCAGCTCCACTTAGTTACATCCAGGATGTGAAGTGGCTTCAAACGATTACTTCATTGCCAATTGTAGTGAAGGGTGTACTAACTGCTGAAGATG CAAGGATAGCCGTACAAGCTGGAGTTGCTGGAATCATTGTTTCTAATCATGGTGCTCGCCAACTTGACTATGTCCCTGCACCAATCATGGTTTTGGAAGAG ATAGTGAAAGCTGTAGAAGGAAGAATTGGTGTATTTGTGGATGGTGGAATCCGCAGAGGGACAGATGTTTACAAAGCATTGGCTCTTGGAGCATCTTCTGTATTT ATAGGAAGAGCAGTGGTGTTCTCATTAGCTGCAGAGGGTGAAGGTGGTGTGAGGAAAGTACTGAAGATGCTTAGAGATGAGCTTCAACTAACAATGGCACTATGTGGCTCTCCTTCACTCAAACATATAAGTCGTCACCACATTTTCACTCGCACAACATTTCCTTCCAACTTATAA
- the LOC107623339 gene encoding peroxisomal (S)-2-hydroxy-acid oxidase isoform X3, which translates to MSSLACQKGNPQLQRKVHAFLRCDKGVKVSIAEELGRENSGSENATELSAGVKIAQESLKSSFSELQPCVKDPLPEALNIFDIGSKLALKSTNQEQPIQNKGGDVDVSNSNTCRDIVLFQTKDVDHKKSSIQRPNLIVMRGKIINMENQITNVNEYEAIAKQKLPKMVYDFYASGAEDQWTLKENRDAFSRILFRPRILIDVSKVDMTTRILGFNISMPIMIAPTGMQKLAHPQGECAIARAASAANTIMTLSTMSNYSFEEVASTGPGIRFFQLYMFKDRNLVTQLVRRAERAGFKAVVLTADRPFIGRREDDIKNGFRLPPNVTLKNFEGLDFGEKNKAGSSVSQTRRHIDPSLNWKVILFTYKLEFYNNNQAYVSSAPLSYIQDVKWLQTITSLPIVVKGVLTAEDARIAVQAGVAGIIVSNHGARQLDYVPAPIMVLEECHVVLSVLSYSQKQTQP; encoded by the exons ATGTCCTCATTAGCATGCCAGAAGGGCAATCCTCAACTTCAACGCAAGGTCCATGCATTTCTCAGATGCGATAAAGGAGTTAAAGTATCTATTGCTGAGGAATTGGGCAGAGAAAATTCAGGTAGCGAAAATGCTACTGAGTTGAGTGCTGGAGTTAAAATAGCTCAGGAATCTCTTAAATCAAGTTTTTCGGAGCTACAGCCATGTGTCAAGGATCCTCTTCCTGAGGCATTGAATATATTTGATATTGGATCTAAACTTGCACTGAAAAGTACCAATCAAGAACAACCTATTCAAAACAAGGGTGGGGATGTTGATGTATCCAACTCAAATACATGCAGGGATATTGTTCTTTTTCAAACTAAAGATGTTGATCACAAGAAGTCTTCTATTCAACGTCCCAATTTA ATAGTTATGAG GGGAAAGATAATTAACATGGAGAACCAAATAACTAATGTGAATGAGTATGAGGCAATTGCAAAGCAAAAATTGCCAAAGATGGTTTATGACTTCTATGCTTCTGGTGCAGAGGACCAGTGGACTCTGAAGGAGAACAGAGACGCATTCTCAAGGATTCT GTTCCGACCGCGCATTCTTATAGATGTAAGCAAGGTAGATATGACAACAAGAATTTTAGGCTTCAACATTTCAATGCCAATCATGATTGCTCCCACAGGCATGCAAAAGTTGGCACATCCTCAGG GAGAATGTGCAATAGCTAGAGCAGCATCAGCTGCTAACACTATTATG ACACTATCAACAATGTCTAATTATAGTTTTGAGGAGGTTGCTTCAACAGGACCCGGCATTCGTTTCTTCCAACTCTAT ATGTTTAAGGACAGGAATTTGGTTACACAACTTGTGAGAAGAGCTGAAAGGGCAGGTTTCAAGGCAGTTGTGCTCACTGCGGATCGTCCGTTTATTGGTCGTAGGGAGGATGACATCAAAAACGG ATTCAGATTGCCACCAAACGTGACACTAAAGAATTTTGAGGGATTGGATTTTGGGGAGAAAAATAAG GCTGGTAGCTCAGTTTCTCAAACTCGTCGCCATATTGATCCATCTCTTAATTGGAAGGTGATTCTTTTTACCTACAAACTTGAGTTCTACAATAACAATCAAGCTTATGTAAGCTCAGCTCCACTTAGTTACATCCAGGATGTGAAGTGGCTTCAAACGATTACTTCATTGCCAATTGTAGTGAAGGGTGTACTAACTGCTGAAGATG CAAGGATAGCCGTACAAGCTGGAGTTGCTGGAATCATTGTTTCTAATCATGGTGCTCGCCAACTTGACTATGTCCCTGCACCAATCATGGTTTTGGAAGAG TGTCATGTTGTTCTCAGTGTCCTATCATATTCtcagaaacaaacgcagccttaa